In Thalassotalea fonticola, a single genomic region encodes these proteins:
- a CDS encoding sulfatase-like hydrolase/transferase, which translates to MFKERNLLTLAMNVLGLVMAVTIAPVRAESKPNIIVIMSDDAGYADIGFSGNIFGKANFATPNIDKLADSGVKFTQAYVTASVCSPSRAGMLTGRYQQRFGHEYNLPVTPEPGDTAEYSGMLVGEKTIADHLKASGYRTGLIGKWHLGLEPQFHPNKRGFDEFYGLLGGGRSYWENDKQNTDYRRIYRNQNAENYQGYLTDKLGDEAIDFIRRNQEQPFFLYLSYTAVHAPMEAKPEHEELLSHIKDKNRRTLAGMTLALDESVGEVMNALDEFALTENTLVVFLNDNGGPSDYNFSINKPFSGVKGTLYEGGVRVPFAMSWPGKIKANSEYKKMISSLDILPTALAAAGADLVGKNPIDGVDLLPFLSEKNSEQPHQTLFWRRSAFAAVRDNDYKLVRYPDRPAVLYDLSNDLAEEHNLAGSKPELVRSLMKKLFAWENELKAPVFLTHSKWIKQNRERYSIFTSVDKQ; encoded by the coding sequence CATTGGCAATGAATGTCCTTGGCTTAGTCATGGCGGTAACGATCGCCCCGGTAAGAGCAGAGTCTAAACCTAATATTATCGTGATCATGTCGGATGATGCCGGCTATGCTGATATTGGTTTTAGTGGCAATATCTTTGGTAAAGCAAACTTTGCCACACCTAATATTGATAAATTGGCCGACAGTGGCGTTAAGTTTACGCAAGCCTACGTTACGGCTTCTGTGTGTAGCCCGTCGCGTGCGGGTATGCTAACCGGTCGCTATCAACAGCGATTTGGTCATGAATACAATTTGCCGGTAACGCCAGAGCCAGGCGACACCGCCGAATACAGCGGCATGTTAGTGGGCGAAAAAACCATTGCCGACCATTTGAAAGCGTCGGGTTATCGTACGGGTTTAATTGGTAAGTGGCACTTGGGTCTTGAGCCGCAGTTTCATCCGAATAAGCGTGGCTTTGATGAGTTTTATGGTTTATTGGGTGGTGGACGAAGCTATTGGGAAAACGACAAGCAAAATACCGATTATCGTCGTATTTATCGAAATCAAAATGCCGAAAATTATCAAGGTTATTTAACCGATAAATTGGGTGATGAAGCTATCGATTTTATACGTCGAAATCAGGAGCAGCCGTTTTTTTTATATCTGTCTTATACGGCAGTGCATGCACCAATGGAAGCGAAACCCGAGCATGAAGAACTGCTCAGTCATATCAAAGATAAAAATCGTCGTACCTTAGCTGGCATGACTTTAGCGCTTGATGAGTCAGTTGGTGAGGTGATGAATGCACTGGATGAATTTGCGTTAACGGAAAATACCTTAGTGGTATTTTTAAATGACAATGGTGGCCCCTCAGATTATAACTTTTCGATTAACAAGCCATTTTCCGGCGTGAAAGGTACCCTTTATGAAGGCGGTGTACGGGTTCCTTTTGCGATGAGCTGGCCGGGTAAAATTAAAGCTAATAGTGAATATAAAAAGATGATTTCCTCTTTAGATATATTACCAACAGCGTTAGCTGCTGCCGGAGCTGACTTAGTAGGTAAAAATCCAATTGATGGCGTTGATTTGTTACCATTTTTATCTGAAAAAAATTCGGAACAACCGCACCAAACGCTATTTTGGCGTCGGTCGGCGTTTGCCGCGGTTCGTGATAACGATTATAAGTTAGTACGTTACCCAGATAGACCGGCGGTACTTTATGATTTATCTAATGACCTTGCTGAAGAGCATAACTTAGCCGGTTCCAAACCAGAGTTGGTCAGGTCATTAATGAAGAAACTATTCGCTTGGGAAAATGAACTAAAGGCACCGGTGTTTTTAACCCATTCGAAATGGATAAAACAAAACCGTGAGCGTTATTCAATATTTACCTCGGTAGATAAACAATAA